The window GTTTGCGCAACCTCAGCCTCAGCTACCAGTTCTCCAGGGACCTGTTAGGCAAGACCTTTATTGATGGTGCTTCCATTACCCTTACAGGGAACAACCTTTGGCTTATTACCAATTATTCAGGTTTCGATCCTGAGAGTTCCAGTTCTTCAGCAGGAAGTAATGTGGATGCCTTCAGTGGATTTACCTACCCTGCCGTAAGAAGCCTGTTGCTAACCTTGAACTTAAACTTTTAACCTGATCGATCATGAAAAAGATAACCCAATTCATCATAATGGCCGGGTTGGTAACGGGGCTCAGTTCCTGTGAGAAGTACCTGGACGTGAATACCAATCCAAACGCGGCCACCAAACCTCCCATTAAAGGTTTGCTATCCAGGGTGACCTATGATGCAGCCCAAAATGTATTCAGGGTTTCCAATATTACTTCCTATTACGTGCAGTACCTGTCTTCGCCCAACGCAGCCAGTCCGGCCGATACTTATGAACCCATTGATGCGAGTGGTACCTGGACGGAGTTGTATGATAACATGAGTGATGCCTACGACCTGCACCAGTTGGGCGTTGAGAATGGTTCCACCCAATACCAGGGTGTGGCAAAGGTCCTGCAGGCGATGGACCTGATCCATGTGCATGACCTCTGGGGTGCAGCACCATTCAGTAATGCTTTTACAGGGGCAAGTGTAGCGCCTACCTATGACAATGCGGAAACCATCTATGCCAGTATCCTGAAATTGCTGGATGATGGCATTGCCTTGCTGGGCCAGACACCCGCTGGCACCACATTGCCAACCGATAATTCCGACCTGATCCATAATGGGAATGTTGCCTCCTGGGTCAGGACAGCCCATGCATTGAAAGCCCGTATGCTCAATAGGGTAAGCAAGACCACCAATTACAATGCTTCCGCTGTTCTGGCAGAAGTTGAAGCTGCTTATACTGCACCAGGACAGGATGCTGCGATCAGGACCTTCGATGTGCGCAACCCCTGGTGCCAGGTGGCGGTCAACAACCAGGCGTTGCTGCTCGACGGCTGGTTATCGGAGCAGTTGATCGATGCCATGAACGGCAAGAGCTTTGGCATTTTTGATAAGCGCCTCGAGAAAATGACGGACCCAACCAAGTTTGGTGATTACAGGGGTACGCCAAATGGAAGGGGAAGGAGCGGATCCGGCATCAATAATGAGGAATGCTATATCAATACCACCGGGTATTATTCCAGCACCGGTTCGCCACTTTATATTGCAAGTTTGGAAGAAGTGCGTTTCATTGAAGCGGAAGCTGCATTGAGGGCAGGCAACAGGGAAAGGGCTTATGCCGCCTACCTGAAGGGAATCAGGGAAAGTTTTGATAAGATGGGTGTTGCCGCTGCAGACCGGGATGCCTACCTGAATGATGCCAGTGTTGCAGTTGGATCCGATGCCCTGACCCTTGAGTTGATCTTTAAGGAAAAGTACAAGGCGCTCTTCCTGAGTCCGGAAACCTGGTCGGATGCAAGGCGTGCGGATTACCAGTACAAGGATTTTGGATTGCCGCTGAACGCCTCTACATCAGCTTTTGTCAGGAGGTTGGTTTACCCCACTGTGGAAACCAGCCGGAATGGGGCCAATGCGCCTGATATTACAGATGTGACATCAAGGTTGTGGTGGGATCGCTGATCTTTTCGAATTGAACCAAACGGGGTGAATGCATTTCACCCCGTTTTTTTATGCCCTATACGGGATGATCATTTATCCGTTACATGGGGTACTGTGATGCTGCTGCCCGGGAATAGTGGTAAATTCATAGCCTGATCTCAGCCAATGCCCCTAGCGAATATCATTGGGAAGCTTAGTTCCTATATGCCTATCCTTAACTGGATGCCACGGTATCAAACGGGCCTGCTGACCAGTGACTTGGTGGCTGGTGTCACCCTTGCTTCCTTTGTATTACCGGAGTCGATGGCCTATGCTACCCTGGCAGGTGTTCCACCTTATTTCGGGATCTATTGTTGCCTTGTAGGAGGTTTGGTATTTGCCTTCTTCACCACCTCAAAACAAATGGCTATAGGTCCTACCTCCGCTATCTCATTGATGGTTGGGTCTACAGTGGCCACCCTTTCCGGCGGTGATCCTGCCCGATGGGCCGCCATTGCCGCCTTGTCTGCACTGGCAGTGGCATTGATCTGTTTTATTTCTTTTGGTTTCCGTCTAAGTTCATTGGTGAATTTTATCAGTGACAGTATCCTGCTCGGTTTTAAAGCCGGGGCTGCCCTTTCTATTATGGTCACACAGGTTCCCAAACTCTTTGGGGTAGAAGGAGGTGGTGCCCATTTCTTTGAACGCATTTGGTTGCTGGTGCAGCGGATTCCGGATTCAAATTGGGTAGTATTGCTCTTTGGCCTGGTTGCATTACTGCTGCTCTTTTTAGGTGATCGCTATTTCCCTGGTAAGCCCGTTTCCCTTGCAGTGGTCATTCTTTCCATAGTAGTGGTTAGCCTTACCAATTTAGCGTCTTTTGGTATTCATGTTACCGGCAATATACCCGGCACGCTACCTTCCTTCGGCCGTCCATCCCTGCGTTTCAAGGACGTGGATGGGGTCTTGGAATTGTCCATTGCCTGCTTCCTTATGGGATATATAGAAACTGTGTCTGCGGCCCGCACTTTTGCCATCAAGCATGGTTATGATGTCAATGCAAGGCAGGAATTATTGTCCATGGGATTTGCCAATCTTGGCACGGCATTTTTCAGTGGCTATGTGGTGGCAGGAGGGTTATCACAGTCAACGGTCAATGATAAATCAGGTGCCAAAACCCCTTTGTCCCTTATATTCTGTTCTGCTGCACTTTCAATCATCCTGTTGTTCCTGACGGGATTGTTGTATAACCTTCCTGAAGTGATGCTGGCTGCTATTGTATTACATGCAGTGTCGGGATTGATCAAAGTGAAAGAACTCAAACGCCTTCGCCAACTAAGCCGGATGGAATTTACCGTTGCAATGTTCGCTTTTGGATCTGTTCTGCTCTTTGGCATATTAAAAGGGGTATTGCTGGCTGTTATGATGTCGCTGGTGATGCTGATCAAACGGTGGTCTGATCCCTATGTTGCTGTGCTGGGTCGGATCGGGGAGTCCCATTCTTATTCTGATGTGGCGCGACATCCTGAGAATATCCAATATCCGGGTATCCTCATCCTTCGGCCGGAAACAGCTATCGTTTATTTCAACAGCGAGAACCTCCAAACGAAGATCGCACAGCAGATCCTGGACAAGGGAAAGGACTTGAAACTGGTGGTGCTTGACCTGTCCGTTTCGATCTATGTAGATGTATCGGGCTCCAAAATGCTGCTCCAGCTTTCGGAACAGTTGGAAAAGCAAGGGGTGCTCCTCCGTATTGTTGACGCTCACTCCAAGGTTCGGGATATCCTTCGTAAACAGGGCATCGAAAAAATGGTAGGGCATGTCAGCCGGAAGGTCACCATTGCAGATGTTGTGGAGGAGTATACTACCGGGAATACCGGGATGGATACCTAAACTGTAAAGGTGCTGACCTTGGTAATGGCGATCCCCGCCAGCACTTGAATATTTAAAAGCAGCAGAAATCTTAGTGTATGGTTTCTTGGTGTAAATGTTGAATTAATACGTTCCCCATATTTGTGCCTACCTGAATTGTTCCCGGAAAGTTTATGGGTTATCTCCTGGCTTTAAAGAAGTCTTTCATCAATTGCGCGCATTCTTCTTTCAGTACTCCTTTTTCAATGGTGGCTTTCTGGTGAAATGGCCATTGGTCGCGCGTGATGTGTTCATGACCATTCTTTTCATCACTCGCGCCCCAAACGATACGGCCAACCTTGCTCCAGTATAGGGCACCCGTGCACATCAGGCAGGGTTCCACCGTTACATACAAGGTGGCATCAGGAAGGTATTTGGCACCCAGAAGGTTGAAGGCAGAGGTCAGGGCGATCATTTCGGCATGCGCCGTAGGGTCATTCAGTTTTTCCACCTGGTTATAACCCCTCGCTACCACCCTGCCATTCATGACCACCACTGCGCCCACTGGTACTTCGCCCTCTTCAAAGGCCCTTTGGGCTTCCCGGAGGGCGTGTCGCATAAAATGCTCGTCATTCAGCATACAGCGAAATTAATCATTCGGCTGATTGGTTTGGGAAAACCTGTTGCCAGGGTCTTCTTGTCCATTTCTGGCTAATTGTAGCGCAAGTATTGAAATGATGTTAACTTAGTATAGTGAGGCTGTCCCCGTTGAAGCTGACCTGAATCATTACAATAAAATTAGTCCATGATGACCCAATCGATTGCCCCATCTGCTGATGTAAGCACCTCTGCGCTGACCGGTAAACTGAATGCCATGCGTCAGTATTTCCAATCCGGTGCTACCCGTTCCTATGGTTTCCGGCGCGCCCAGCTGGAGCGTTTACGTTCAGCGCTCTTGCACCATGAAGCGGAATTATATGATGCCCTGCATCGCGACCTGCATAAGAATAAGGAGGAAGTATGGATCACCGAAACCGGTTTTGTGCTGGCAGAGATCAAGGCTACCATCAAGGACCTGAAGCGTTGGATGAGTCCTGAGCGTGTGTCCACCAATATGCTCAATCTTCCATCGACCAGTTATATCTATAAGGAGCCAATGGGTGTGGTATTGATCATCGGGCCCTGGAACTATCCGCTGCAACTATTGTTCAGTCCACTGGTGGGCGCCATAGCAGCAGGTAATGTGGTGGTGCTGAAGCCTAGTGAGTTTGCACCTGCCACGGCGGTGGTGATGCGCAAGATTATTGAGTCGACCTTTGAACCGGAGTATATCAGTATGGTGGAAGGGGATGGCGCAGTGGTGATCCCGGCCATGATGAATGAGTTCAGTTTTGATCATGTGTTCTTTACCGGTAGTCCGGCCATTGGAAAGATCATCTATGAGATGGCTGCCAAAAGAATGGTGCCCGTTACCCTGGAGCTGGGCGGCAAAAGCCCTTGCGTAGTGGAGTCCGATGCTAACCTGAAAGTGGCTGTGAAAAGGATCGCTGTGACCAAATTTTCCAATGCGGGGCAAATGTGTGTTGCCCCTGATTATATCCTTGTGCATGAGTCCGTGAAAGCTGCTTTTATCGAAGAGATGAAACACTGCATCCTCAAATTCTTTTCTGAAGACGCAAAGCAGAGTTACAATTATGGAAGGATCATCAATGCCCGTCAATTGGCCAGATTGCGTTCCTATCTGGCCAATGGGAATATTTTGCATGGTGGTTCTTTTGATGAGGATTCCCTTTACCTGGAGCCTACACTCATGGAGCCCTATTCCCTCGATGTGCCTGTAATGCAGGATGAGATATTTGGTCCGATCCCGCCCATCATTTCCTTCCGGACAGCTGAAGAGGCGAGGGCCATCATCGCGAGGCACCCGAATCCACTTGCCTTTTATGTGTATACTTCCAGTAGTGTGAAAGAGGAGGAATGGATCAATGCCGTTCCTTTTGGCGGTGGATGCGTTAACAATTCCAGCTGGCACCTTACCAACCATAACCTGCCTTTTGGTGGAAGGGGTTTTAGTGGAACCGGGGCCTATCACGGTAAGTTCTCCTTTGATGTGTTCAGCCACCGCAAGTCCGTAATGAAAACGCCCACCTGGTTCGATCCCGCTATCAAGTACCCGCCATTCAAGGGTAAGCTTGGACTCTTTAAAAAAGTATTGGGCTGATGTGGAAGAAACTCCTGCTTGCCGGAACTTTGCTGGCCATTGTACTGTTAGTAATCTTTCAATCAAACGAGCATATGACCGGTAGGCAACGTATTTTGAAATGGTTCTATCCCGTGATCATGAAATTGTCGTCCCTCGGCGGCGCAAGGGATAAAGTATTGAAGGGAAAGGATATTGCTCCCCCTGTTGATTTTTATTCCCTTCGTTCCCAATTGGGCAATGGCACTGGTTTCGACTTCAGTCAACTGAAGGGAAAGAAAGTATTGCTGGTGAATACAGCCAGTGATTGCGGTTATACGGCACAGTATGAATCCCTGCAGGCGCTGCAGGAACGCTTTCCCAATGAACTGGTGGTGCTGGGATTTCCTGCCAATGATTTTAAGGAGCAAGAGAAGGGATCCGACGAGGAGATTGCCACCTTTTGTAAGGTCAACTTTGGCGTGAGTTTCCCGTTGATGAAGAAATCAGTGGTTGTCAATGGTGGCCAGCAAAACCCCGTTTTTGCCTGGTTGTCTGACCCTGCGCAGAACGGCTGGAACCAACAGGCCCCTACCTGGAATTTCAGTAAATACCTGGTGAATGAACAAGGACGCCTACTGGGGTATTTTGATCCCGGTGTATCCCCCCTCGATGATCAGATCGTACAATTAATCACTGCGCATTAACAATGGAAGAACCATTACGACTGGATAAATGGCTGGTGCAAAATGGCCTGGTGGAATCAAGGGAAAAAGCCAGGCAAATGATCGAGGCCGGGGTGGTGAAGGTAAACGGGAATGTGGTCACAAAGCCCGCCTTTCTTGTTGTCGAATCCAATACTATTGTAGTCACCGAAAAGGTCTTGCGTTACGTTAGCCGAGGGGCCCTGAAATTAGAGAAGGCCATCCGGACCTTTGGCCTTCAGCTGGCCGAAAAGGTAGTGCTGGATATTGGGGCATCTACCGGTGGCTTTACTGATTGCAGCCTGCAGCATGGTGCAAGGAAGGTTTTTGCCATCGATGTTGGTACAGACCAACTGCATCCCAGCCTGCGTTCGGATGATCGTATCCGTTATTGGGAACAGTTGCATATCAAGGACCTGAAACCTGGCGATCTTGGAGAACCAGTGGACCTGATCGTGATCGATGTTTCCTTCATCAGCCTTACACTTGTCTTTCCCTACCTTGACCAGTTCCTTCAGCCGGATGGGAAGATCATTGCCCTCATCAAGCCGCAGTTTGAAGTGGGACCGAAAGTCCACCTGAAAGGGGGGATTGTAAAGGACCGTAAGCTCAGGAAGCAAGCTGTCCTGGATGTGATGAAAAGTGCAGCTTCTTTCGGGTTCTATTTGCAGGATATTGTACCAACAGATGCTGATCCCTCCGTAAAGAATGTAGAATATATGGCCATGTTTGACCGCCGGTTGCCGGGCTTGCACGACAGCCTGGTATGGAAGAAGGCAGAACTGACCTAGCTGTCGCAGCTATAGGCCATCGCACCCATATCCACTTTCCTTCTTTCGAACTGGAAGCCGGTGTAGGTCCTGGTGATCTCATCCAGCACACTATCGATCTCCTCCACTGTTTTAAAAGTAACCAGCTTCAGCCGGTATTCGCGGATATTGGGAAGTCCTTTGAGGTAATTGTTATAATGCCTGCGCATTTCATTGATGCCGGCCAGGGCTCCTTTCCACTCTACAGACCTGTGCAGGTGTTTGCGGATCACTTCCACCCTTTGTTCAATGGTAGGAGGGGGGAGGTGTTCACCGGTGGCCATGAAATGCTTGATCTCATTGAAGATCCAGGGATAACCGATAGCCGCGCGGCCGATCATGATGCCGTCAACACCGAAGCGCTTCTTGTATTCCACTGCTTTTTCAGGGGAATCGATATCGCCATTCCCAAAGATGGGGATCTTGATCCTGGGGTTTTCCTTTACCCTGGCAATATGGGTCCAGTCGGCTTCTCCCTTATACAATTGGCTCCTGGTACGGCCGTGGATGGACAGGGCCTTGATGCCTACATCCTGGAGCCTTTCTGCTACTTCTACAATATTGATGGAGTCGTGATCCCAACCCAGCCTGGTCTTTACCGTTACCGGCAGGCGGGTGGATCTTACGCAAGCGGAAGTGAGGCGAACCATCAGGTTGATGTCTTTCAGCACCGCAGCCCCTGCTCCCTTGGTGACCACTTTTTTGACCGGACAGCCGAAGTTGATGTCGAGCAGGTCCGGGTTCACCGTATCCACGATCTGGGCACTCATGGCCATGGCTTCCTCATCCCCGCCAAAGATCTGGATGCCGATGGGGCGCTCGTAGTCAAAAATGTCCAGCTTTTGACGGCTCTTGATGGCGTCACGGATCAGTCCCTCACTGGAAATGAACTCGGTATACATGAGGTCTGCACCATTGTCCTTGCAAACGGCACGGAACGGCGGGTCACTCACGTCCTCCATCGGGGCGAGCAGTAAGGGAAACTCGGGTAACGCTATGTTATCTATTTTTACCACAGGCTGGGTTGCTAAAAAATACGCATCTTGCAGGGGATTGCCCTTTTGCAAAACGCGAAATTACTTACTAAAAGGCTAATCACTTCATTTTGGAGATATGAATAGTACCTATTTGAAATATAAACCGGCCTGGTTGCAGCTGTTTATTTTTGGATCGCTGACCTTCGGCATCTATCTCGTACTTGGTTTTGTAGCCTTTTATGGTGTGGCTCAATACTTTAACCTGCCAGTTCAGCAACTCACGGAGCTTTCCTTTGACAAGCCGGGGGTGCTGCCGGCGATGAAACTCCTGCAGGGATTGCTCTCTGTGGTCATCTTCCTTTTGCCTGCATTGGTCTTCGCCTATCTTTCCGATCCCAGGCCCCTGCCCTATGTGGGATTGCGTAAACCAATCCCCCCTGTTTTTTATGTACTGGGAGTGATCCTGTTGATCGGGGCCTTCCCGGTGGCCAGCTGGTTGTCCTACCTGAACCAGCACCTGCACTTGCCTGCTTCCATGAAATCCACTGAAGATGCCATGAAACTGGCTGAGGAGAATGCCAATAAATTACTGAAGGCCATGCTGGCCATGAAGGGAACCGGCGACCTGGTGGCCATGATCTTCCTGCTGGCGGTATTGCCCGCTGTTTGTGAGGAGTTGTTTTTCAGGGGCGTGCTGCAGCGTTTGTTTATCCAGATCACCACCAGGCCATTGGTTGGCGTGATCATTACCGCTGCCCTATTTTCGGCCTTCCATGGACAATTCTATGGTTTCCTGCCCAGGCTGATGCTGGGTGTGCTGCTGGGTTTGTTGTATTGGTATAGTGGCAGTATCTGGCCAAGCATTATCGGCCATTTCCTCAACAATGCCCTCCAGATATTCATGGTGTATAAAAACCCGGCCTTTGCCGACCAGGAACCCAACCTTTCCCCTGGTTGGGTCTTTGTGAGCCTGGCCCTTATTGCTGCGGTGATCTGGTACAGTATCAGGATTTCCCATACCCATTATGGTGAGGTGTACGATAATGATGAAGAATTATTCATGCCTACTGATAACGACACCAAACCCTTATAATATTTGATCCATGGCATTCAACTGGAAAACATTCAGGACCAGGAGTGGCACTGCTGTCATCTTTGTTTTGGTGATGATGGCTGGCCTGCTCTGGAACCATTGGTCCTTCTTCCTCCTGTTCTCGGTGATCCATTTTGGTTGCTGGTATGAATACCAAAAACTGACAGCGGGTTTTGAGCCTGATTATGCGGGCATCACCCCCTTCCACCGGTTTGGTGTGATGCTGGCAGGCTATGCGCTGATGCTCTTTCTCAGTGGCGACCAATTGGCATTGGGTGGCTTAAGCCTTCATTCCCTGGGTTGGTGGATGGGCTTGCTTTTCTTCTTCTTCCTTCCCATCATTGAACTGCTTTTCGCCCGGCGCATCCAGCCAAAGAATATCAAAGCTTCCTTTCTCGGCATTCTTTATATCTCCCTCAGCTGGGGATTGTTGCTGGACCTTCGCTGCATCGATGCGGTTTGGACCAGGGCGAACGGAAGTCCATTTGAACTGGGGAAGGTCTTGCCATTGGCCATCATCTTCTCCATCTGGATCAACGATACCATGGCCTATATCGTAGGGTCCCTGATCGGGAAAACCCCGCTATCGGTTATCTCCCCCAAGAAGACCTGGGAGGGGACCATCGGGGGTATCATCCTGAGCGTGGTGGTAATGGGACTTATTGCCAGGGGATTTGGTTTCCCGATTGTTGACGCCTGTATCATAGCCGCCATTGCTGCGATCACCGGAACAATAGGTGACCTTTTGGAGAGCAAGCTGAAGCGTATGGCAGGGGTGAAGGATAGCGGCAGTTTCATGCCTGGACATGGTGGTTTCCTGGATCGTTTCGATTCCCTGCTCTTTGCCACCCCATTCGTTTGGATCTATGTAAGGGCCTTCATGGAAGGTTGGTAAAAGCCGAATAGCATGGGTTATAGTCTCACAAGGTGCCGTTCCGGCAACCCTGAATTTCACTCCTGTACATCTCCTTAAAGGGTTATCTTTGCCCTATGGAATCAATCGTACAGCAGATCGCTGCATACAGGCAAGAAATATCGGAATACCAGGTTGACGGAGCTGCTTCGCTGGAAGCCTACAGGATCAAGTTTCTCGGTACCAAGGGCATTGTAAAAGGGTTGTTCGGTGAAATGAAGAGTGTCCCGAATGAACAGAAGAAGGATTTTGGTGCCATCCTGAACGAATTCAAAACCTTTGCTGAATCCAAATACGAAGAGTGGAAAGCTGCTATTTCCGCTACAGAGGAGAAGGGCAGTTCCATTGACCTGACCCTGCCCGGTGACCCGATGCCACTGGGTTCCAGGCACCCGATCAGCCTGGTGCGCAATGAGATCGTGTCTATTTTCAGGAGGCTCGGTTTTTCTGTAGCCGAAGGCCCGGAGATCGAAGACGACTGGCACAACTTTACAGCATTGAACCTGCCGGAGAACCACCCCGCCAGGGATATGCAGGATACTTTTTACCTGAACCAGGGCCCAGACTGGTTGCTTCGTACCCACACCAGTAATGTGCAGGTGAGGGAAATGGAGAAAGGCAAGTTGCCCATCAGGGTGGTATGCCCGGGAAGGGTTTATCGTAATGAGACCATTAGCGCGCGTGCACACTGCTTCTTCCACCAGGTAGAAGGCTTGTATATTGATGAGCATGTTTCCTTCGCCGACCTGAAGCAGACCCTCTATTTCTTTGTGCAGGAAATGTTTGGCAAGGATGTGAAGGTACGCTTCCGTCCCTCTTATTTTCCCTTTACGGAGCCCAGCGCCGAGATGGACATCAGCTGCCTGCTCTGTAATGGCGATGGTTGTAATGTTTGTAAGCATACCGGTTGGGTAGAGATCCTGGGTTGTGGCATGGTGCATCCGCAACTGCTGGAGAATAGCGGTATCGACAGTAATAAGTATACCGGCTTTGCCTTTGGTATGGGTATTGAACGCATTACCATGTTGAAATACCAGATCAATGACCTGCGACTGTTCAGTGAAAACGATGTTCGTTTCCTCAGGCAGTTCAATGCGGCTTTATAAATTATTCCTTTGTTCAAGCAGCCTTGCGGTTTTCCATCGCAAGGCTTTTTTATTGGGCAGGGAGCCCCTAAAAGGGGTTACCTTTAACCTTTAATCGAGACTTACGATGGTTAAGCAAATCTGTGTATGCGGTGCAGGAACGATGGGAGCCGGTATTGCCCAAGCGGCAGCCCAGCATGGGTTTTCGGTTGTCCTGTTCGATCTCAATGCAGCAGTTATCGGGAAGGCCGAAATGGCTGTGCAGTCCAACCTGGATACATTAGTGACCAAAGAAAAGATCAGTGCGGAAGAAAAGGAACGCATCCTCCAGCGAATGTTGTTTACTTCTTCTATCAATGATGCCAGGGCCGATGTGATCATTGAAGCCATCATTGAAAAACTGGAAGCCAAACAATCCCTGTTCAGCCAACTGGTGGCCATCAATGATCCTGGTGTGATCTACGCAACCAATACTTCTTCCTTGCCCGTGACCGCTATTGCCGCCACCCTTCCTGATCCTTCGCGGATGGTGGGCATGCACTTTTTCAATCCCGCCACCATCATGAAACTGGTTGAAGTGGTCAGGACGGATGCCAGTGATCCAGCTGTGGTGCAAGCCATCGTGGATCTGGCGAAGGCAATGGGTAAGACCCCCGTTTTGTGTAAGGATGCGCCCGGCTTTATCGTCAACCGCGTGGCGCGGCCTTATTATATTGAAGCCTTGCGGTTGGCAGAAGAAGGACTGGATTATGCCACCATAGATGCGCTGATGGAATCCTGTGGATTTAAAATGGGCCCATTCCGTTTAATGGACCTGATCGGTAATGATATCAACTACGCAGTGAGCTGCAGTGTGTATGATCAACTGGGCTCGCCGGAGCGGTTGAAGCCTTCGCCCATCCAGGAGGAAAGGGTGCGTTCGGGTAACCTTGGCCGTAAGACAGGAAGGGGCTATTACGAATATTGAAGCCTTTCAACGCTAATGCTTAGTTTTGATTTATGATGCAAGCCAATAGCCCTTTGGAGTCACGGGGTACCGTATTACTGACTGGTGGTACCGGTTTTCTTGGGGCCTATATCATGGAACACCTCCTGCGGGCAGGCTATAAGGTGAAAGCCTTGAAGCGCATTAGTTCCGCCATCCCATTCTTTATTGACCAGGCCATTCTTTCCGCTGTCCAATGGGTGGAAGGAGATGTGCTGGATGTGGTTTCCCTGATGGAGCATATGGAAGGTGTGGATGCCGTAGTGCATTCGGCAGCCGTAGTATCCTTCATCAGGACAGATCGCGAGAAAATGTACCAGGCCAATGTAGAGGGTACGGCCAATGTGGTGAATGTTGCACTGGAATTGGGGGTGCCAAGGTTGGTGCATATCAGCTCTGTCGCGGCCCTTGGACGGAGCGCCCAGGGGGAAAAGGTGAATGAAGAAAAGGCATGGGCCGCGAGCAATACCAATACCCATTATGCCATCAGCAAGTATAAGGCTGAGATGGAGGTTTGGCGGGGCTTTGGTGAGGGACTTGAAGGAGTGATCCTCAACCCGAGTACCATCCTGGGTTATGGCGATTGGAACAACAGCAGTTGTGCCCTGTTCAGGAATGTTTACAATGAGTTTCCCTGGTTTACCGAAGGCGTTAATGGTTTTGTATATGTGCATGATGTTGCCAAGGCAATTGTGGCTTTACTGGAAAGCGACATCTCTGGTGAAAGGTTTATCATCAATGGGGAGAACTGGAGCTTCCGCCAATTATTGAATACAATAGCAGACGGCTTCCGCAAGAAGCATCCCAATCGGAAGGCTACGCCCCTGCTTGGTGAGATCGCCTGGCGGATGGAAAAGGTGAAGTCGATGATCTCCGGCCAACGTCCGCTGCTCAGTAAGGAAAGTGCCAAGGTGGCCCATAGCAAGACCTATTTTGATAACCGCAAACTGTTAAAGTTCCTGCCGGAATTTCGCTATACCCCTTTGGAAGAGGCCATAGCCCTTTCCTGCAAACAATACCTCGACCGCCACGCTTAGCGTGGCCTCTTTTTTGTATGGTCTTCCGCATACCATCTGCCCAATTTGATCGTTTTATCCTTTTAACTGAATCCTTATGCAAAAACTGATCCTTGTTTTCCTCTTGTCCCTATGTTCATTTGCCCGGACGGCAAAGGCGCAGGAGCAATTTACCGTGACCGGCCAGGTGATCGACTCAGCTACGCAACAACCCCTGACCGGTGCCTCTGTTTTCTGCCAGAACACCACATTTGGTGTCATTACCAATGCTGAAGGCCGCTTTATCATCAAATTGCCCAAGGGCGGTTATGACCTGGTAGTTACTTATACCGGTTACCAGTCTTCCGGCCAGCGTATCAGTACAGCCAGTTCTGAACCATTGCTCATTGCCCTGAAGGCGAAAGACAAAAGTATGGAAGCGGTTACCGTTGCCGGGAGTAATGAAGTGCCGGATGGTTGGGCTAAGTATGGCAGTTTCTTCCAGGAGCAATTTTTTGGCTCCACTGCTAACGCCGCCCAGTGTACCCTGCTGAATCCGGAAGCCTTGCGATTCTTCTACAGCAAGAAGCGCAACAGGTTAAAGGTGCTGGCGAAGGAAGAACTGCAGGTGGTGAACAATGCACTTGGTTATAAGATCCGGTATCAACTGGATTCCCTCAGTTTTGAATACGGTACATCTATCAGCACTGTTTC is drawn from Flavihumibacter rivuli and contains these coding sequences:
- a CDS encoding TlyA family RNA methyltransferase, with the protein product MEEPLRLDKWLVQNGLVESREKARQMIEAGVVKVNGNVVTKPAFLVVESNTIVVTEKVLRYVSRGALKLEKAIRTFGLQLAEKVVLDIGASTGGFTDCSLQHGARKVFAIDVGTDQLHPSLRSDDRIRYWEQLHIKDLKPGDLGEPVDLIVIDVSFISLTLVFPYLDQFLQPDGKIIALIKPQFEVGPKVHLKGGIVKDRKLRKQAVLDVMKSAASFGFYLQDIVPTDADPSVKNVEYMAMFDRRLPGLHDSLVWKKAELT
- the dusB gene encoding tRNA dihydrouridine synthase DusB, whose protein sequence is MVKIDNIALPEFPLLLAPMEDVSDPPFRAVCKDNGADLMYTEFISSEGLIRDAIKSRQKLDIFDYERPIGIQIFGGDEEAMAMSAQIVDTVNPDLLDINFGCPVKKVVTKGAGAAVLKDINLMVRLTSACVRSTRLPVTVKTRLGWDHDSINIVEVAERLQDVGIKALSIHGRTRSQLYKGEADWTHIARVKENPRIKIPIFGNGDIDSPEKAVEYKKRFGVDGIMIGRAAIGYPWIFNEIKHFMATGEHLPPPTIEQRVEVIRKHLHRSVEWKGALAGINEMRRHYNNYLKGLPNIREYRLKLVTFKTVEEIDSVLDEITRTYTGFQFERRKVDMGAMAYSCDS
- a CDS encoding CPBP family intramembrane glutamic endopeptidase translates to MNSTYLKYKPAWLQLFIFGSLTFGIYLVLGFVAFYGVAQYFNLPVQQLTELSFDKPGVLPAMKLLQGLLSVVIFLLPALVFAYLSDPRPLPYVGLRKPIPPVFYVLGVILLIGAFPVASWLSYLNQHLHLPASMKSTEDAMKLAEENANKLLKAMLAMKGTGDLVAMIFLLAVLPAVCEELFFRGVLQRLFIQITTRPLVGVIITAALFSAFHGQFYGFLPRLMLGVLLGLLYWYSGSIWPSIIGHFLNNALQIFMVYKNPAFADQEPNLSPGWVFVSLALIAAVIWYSIRISHTHYGEVYDNDEELFMPTDNDTKPL
- a CDS encoding phosphatidate cytidylyltransferase; the encoded protein is MAFNWKTFRTRSGTAVIFVLVMMAGLLWNHWSFFLLFSVIHFGCWYEYQKLTAGFEPDYAGITPFHRFGVMLAGYALMLFLSGDQLALGGLSLHSLGWWMGLLFFFFLPIIELLFARRIQPKNIKASFLGILYISLSWGLLLDLRCIDAVWTRANGSPFELGKVLPLAIIFSIWINDTMAYIVGSLIGKTPLSVISPKKTWEGTIGGIILSVVVMGLIARGFGFPIVDACIIAAIAAITGTIGDLLESKLKRMAGVKDSGSFMPGHGGFLDRFDSLLFATPFVWIYVRAFMEGW
- the pheS gene encoding phenylalanine--tRNA ligase subunit alpha: MESIVQQIAAYRQEISEYQVDGAASLEAYRIKFLGTKGIVKGLFGEMKSVPNEQKKDFGAILNEFKTFAESKYEEWKAAISATEEKGSSIDLTLPGDPMPLGSRHPISLVRNEIVSIFRRLGFSVAEGPEIEDDWHNFTALNLPENHPARDMQDTFYLNQGPDWLLRTHTSNVQVREMEKGKLPIRVVCPGRVYRNETISARAHCFFHQVEGLYIDEHVSFADLKQTLYFFVQEMFGKDVKVRFRPSYFPFTEPSAEMDISCLLCNGDGCNVCKHTGWVEILGCGMVHPQLLENSGIDSNKYTGFAFGMGIERITMLKYQINDLRLFSENDVRFLRQFNAAL
- a CDS encoding 3-hydroxyacyl-CoA dehydrogenase NAD-binding domain-containing protein gives rise to the protein MVKQICVCGAGTMGAGIAQAAAQHGFSVVLFDLNAAVIGKAEMAVQSNLDTLVTKEKISAEEKERILQRMLFTSSINDARADVIIEAIIEKLEAKQSLFSQLVAINDPGVIYATNTSSLPVTAIAATLPDPSRMVGMHFFNPATIMKLVEVVRTDASDPAVVQAIVDLAKAMGKTPVLCKDAPGFIVNRVARPYYIEALRLAEEGLDYATIDALMESCGFKMGPFRLMDLIGNDINYAVSCSVYDQLGSPERLKPSPIQEERVRSGNLGRKTGRGYYEY